The Chaetodon trifascialis isolate fChaTrf1 chromosome 16, fChaTrf1.hap1, whole genome shotgun sequence genome includes a region encoding these proteins:
- the pou4f4 gene encoding brain-specific homeobox/POU domain protein 3-like: MMSMNSKQPFSMHPILHEPKYTPLHSSSEAIRRACLPTPSLQGNIFAGFDETLLQRAEALAAVDIVAQKSHPFKPDATYHTMTTMTSMTCTPTSSSAHLHHPSVLTSHHHHPAHHQPAQGLEGELLDHLTPGISLGGMPSSDVCSTASHTAHAAHMSAINHMQHHHHSQSMNMHPHGLGSHSSLGAGGVDAEPDPRELESFAERFKQRRIKLGVTQADVGAALANLKIPGVGCLSQSTICRFESLTLSHNNMVALKPILEAWLEEAERVQREKMAKPEIFNGGDKKRKRTSIAAPEKRSLEAYFAVQPRPSSEKIAAIAEKLDLKKNVVRVWFCNQRQKQKRMKFSATH, translated from the exons ATGATGTCGATGAACAGCAAACAGCCTTTCAGTATGCACCCCATCCTCCACGAGCCCAAATACACTCCTCTGCACTCCAGCTCGGAGGCCATCCGCAGGGCCTGTCTGCCCACACCGTCG CTTCAGGGCAACATCTTCGCCGGCTTTGATGAGACTTTGCTGCAGAGGGCCGAGGCTCTGGCCGCTGTGGACATTGTGGCCCAGAAGAGTCATCCGTTCAAACCAGACGCGACCTATCACACCATGACCACCATGACCAGCATGACCTGCACCCCGACCTCCTCCTCCGCGCACCTGCACCACCCATCGGTGCTcacctcccaccaccaccacccggCGCACCACCAGCCGGCACAGGGCCTGGAGGGCGAACTATTGGACCACCTCACACCGGGCATCTCCCTGGGTGGCATGCCCAGCTCGGACGTCTGCTCCACGGCCTCGCACACCGCCCATGCAGCCCACATGTCGGCTATCAACCACatgcagcaccaccaccactcaCAGTCCATGAACATGCACCCACACGGCCTGGGGTCCCACAGCTCCCTGGGGGCCGGCGGAGTAGACGCGGAGCCCGATCCTCGGGAGCTGGAGTCGTTCGCCGAGAGGTTCAAACAAAGGCGGATCAAACTCGGGGTGACCCAGGCGGACGTGGGCGCGGCCCTGGCCAACCTCAAGATCCCCGGTGTCGGATGTCTGAGTCAGAGTACCATCTGCAGGTTCGAGTCCCTGACGCTGTCGCACAACAACATGGTGGCCCTGAAGCCGATCCTGGAGGCCTGGCTGGAGGAGGCGGAGCGGGTGCAGAGGGAGAAGATGGCCAAGCCGGAGATCTTCAACGGGGGCGACAAAAAGAGGAAACGAACGTCTATCGCCGCCCCGGAGAAGCGCTCCCTGGAGGCTTATTTCGCCGTGCAGCCGAGGCCCTCGTCAGAGAAGATCGCTGCGATCGCCGAGAAACTGGACCTGAAAAAGAACGTGGTCCGGGTTTGGTTTTGCAATCAGAGGCAAAAGCAGAAACGAATGAAGTTTTCTGCGACGCACTAA